One stretch of Streptomyces sp. A2-16 DNA includes these proteins:
- a CDS encoding MerR family transcriptional regulator, whose amino-acid sequence MTEKREYRMEELARLAGITVRTLRFYRERKLIPPPRREGRIAWYDDHHLARLRTIAALLERGHTLTGIAELAEALDHGRDVADVLGVTPPTEEEPVRLTPEELAARFEGEVTAENLAAALDLGYLGTDGDEIVHISRRLLDVSSALVREGIPLAEVLAAGEQVREHVDALAEMFAELVLRHASENDLHRLRPLARSVVEAELSLALDRRLRKRD is encoded by the coding sequence GTGACGGAGAAGCGCGAGTACCGCATGGAGGAACTGGCCCGCCTGGCCGGCATCACAGTGCGCACCCTGCGCTTCTACCGCGAACGCAAGCTCATCCCGCCGCCCCGCCGCGAGGGCCGTATCGCCTGGTACGACGACCACCACCTGGCCCGTCTGCGCACCATCGCGGCTCTCCTGGAGCGCGGCCACACCCTCACCGGCATCGCGGAACTCGCCGAGGCCCTCGACCACGGGCGCGATGTCGCCGACGTCCTGGGGGTGACACCTCCGACAGAGGAGGAACCGGTCCGCCTCACCCCCGAGGAACTCGCCGCCCGCTTCGAGGGCGAAGTCACCGCGGAGAACCTCGCGGCCGCCCTCGACCTCGGCTACCTGGGCACCGACGGCGACGAGATCGTCCACATCAGCCGCCGCCTCCTGGACGTCTCCTCCGCCCTGGTCCGCGAGGGCATCCCTCTCGCCGAGGTCCTCGCAGCCGGCGAACAGGTCCGCGAACACGTCGACGCCCTGGCCGAGATGTTCGCCGAACTGGTCCTCCGTCACGCAAGCGAGAACGACCTCCACCGCCTGCGCCCCCTGGCCCGCAGCGTGGTGGAGGCGGAACTCTCACTGGCACTGGACCGGCGGTTGCGGAAGCGGGACTAG
- a CDS encoding exodeoxyribonuclease III: MLTVTSANVNGLRAAAKKGFVEWLADTSADVLCLQEVRAEPQQLPESVRAPEGWHVVHAPAAAKGRAGVSLYTRREPDRVRIGFGSAEFDTSGRYVEADLPGVTVASLYLPSGEVGTARQDEKVRFMDEFLAYLKDLRARSAADGREVVVCGDWNIAHQQADLKNWRANQKSSGFLPEERAWLSRVLDPTDGGYVDVVRSLHPDVAGPYSWWSYRGRAFDNDSGWRIDYELATPGLAAKAVKGYVERAATHAERWSDHAPVTVVYDL; this comes from the coding sequence GTGCTCACTGTGACCTCCGCCAATGTGAACGGGCTGCGTGCCGCCGCGAAGAAGGGCTTCGTGGAGTGGCTCGCGGACACCTCCGCCGATGTGCTGTGCCTGCAGGAGGTGCGTGCCGAGCCGCAGCAGCTGCCCGAGAGCGTCCGGGCTCCCGAGGGCTGGCACGTCGTGCACGCGCCCGCCGCCGCCAAGGGGCGGGCCGGTGTCTCCCTCTACACCCGCCGTGAGCCCGACCGCGTCCGGATCGGCTTCGGGTCGGCCGAGTTCGACACCAGCGGGCGCTACGTCGAGGCCGACCTGCCCGGCGTCACCGTCGCCTCCCTCTACCTGCCCTCCGGCGAGGTGGGCACCGCGAGGCAGGACGAGAAGGTCCGCTTCATGGACGAGTTCCTCGCGTACCTGAAGGACCTGCGGGCGCGCTCCGCCGCCGACGGCCGTGAAGTCGTCGTCTGCGGCGACTGGAACATCGCCCACCAGCAGGCCGACCTCAAGAACTGGCGCGCCAACCAGAAGAGCTCCGGCTTCCTGCCGGAGGAGCGGGCCTGGCTGAGCCGTGTCCTGGACCCCACCGACGGCGGCTACGTCGACGTCGTACGGTCTCTGCATCCGGACGTGGCGGGGCCGTACTCGTGGTGGTCGTACCGGGGGCGGGCGTTCGACAACGACTCGGGATGGCGCATCGACTACGAGCTCGCCACGCCCGGGCTGGCCGCCAAGGCCGTCAAGGGGTACGTCGAGCGCGCGGCCACGCACGCCGAGCGCTGGTCGGACCACGCGCCCGTGACGGTCGTCTACGACCTCTAG
- a CDS encoding GNAT family N-acetyltransferase codes for MMIRRVPFDHPDAVKLNDQVQAEYHVRYGDGGDATELAPTDFEHPNGVYLIAYDARDSPVATGGWRARDTNGEGNLDGDAELKRMYVIEEMRGRGLARRVLSALEDDARAAGRLRMVLETGIKQPEAIALYTSSGYEPCVKFGYYRFHEDSRCYAKAL; via the coding sequence ATGATGATCCGCCGTGTCCCCTTCGACCACCCCGACGCCGTGAAGCTCAACGACCAGGTCCAGGCCGAGTACCACGTCCGCTACGGCGACGGCGGCGACGCCACCGAGCTGGCCCCGACGGACTTCGAGCACCCGAACGGCGTGTATCTGATCGCGTACGACGCGAGGGACAGCCCCGTCGCCACGGGCGGCTGGCGCGCCCGGGACACCAACGGCGAGGGCAACCTGGACGGTGACGCCGAGCTCAAGCGCATGTACGTGATCGAGGAGATGCGCGGCCGCGGTCTCGCCCGCCGTGTCCTGTCCGCCCTGGAGGACGACGCCCGCGCGGCCGGCCGCCTGCGCATGGTCCTGGAGACCGGCATCAAGCAGCCGGAGGCCATCGCCCTCTACACGTCCAGCGGCTACGAACCCTGCGTGAAGTTCGGCTACTACCGCTTCCACGAGGACAGCCGCTGCTACGCCAAGGCGCTGTGA
- the glpR gene encoding gephyrin-like molybdotransferase receptor GlpR: MSSSGLIYAVIVGAWAAYLVPMWLRRQDELNEARPTERFSTAIRLLSGRAGMERRYAKDLRARSTDEGEHGADEPDAVTDSVDVRAFAMPPTRPQTQATVQPSASERREATREPAREAGHGDPARAKTSTPAAEHGGAPTRKQTPASTGQAHAPAPRRTAAAEAAAARARRTKVLARRRRTTVMLFLAFTLGAIVAAVGGLAFLWAPGVPAVMLSAYIAYLRSQERRRFAYQMDRRRAEAAAQHLRERARQPRRRASVSTGADADEPDEGPGTETDPGLSALAADRRALVEQTDHAEWVDQQRERQRRPGHGDSWDPVPVPLPTYVTAPVAPRATADVDLGAPDAWSSARSSAVAPEQTGHEATPVAEDGGSEDGSADAEDRPAADGRTDARRAASARRARERGRTPLFDQYEEGDRPRAANE; the protein is encoded by the coding sequence GTGAGCAGCAGCGGCCTCATCTACGCAGTCATTGTCGGGGCCTGGGCCGCCTACTTGGTGCCGATGTGGCTCCGTAGGCAGGACGAGCTGAACGAGGCCCGTCCGACGGAACGCTTCAGCACCGCCATCCGGTTGCTGTCCGGACGGGCGGGCATGGAGCGTCGTTACGCCAAGGACCTGCGCGCGCGCTCCACCGACGAGGGGGAGCACGGCGCCGACGAACCGGATGCCGTCACCGACTCGGTGGACGTCCGGGCCTTCGCCATGCCTCCGACCCGTCCGCAGACCCAGGCGACGGTCCAGCCGTCGGCTTCGGAACGCCGGGAGGCGACCCGCGAGCCCGCGCGGGAAGCAGGGCACGGCGACCCGGCACGCGCGAAAACGAGCACGCCCGCCGCCGAACACGGCGGCGCGCCGACGCGCAAGCAGACACCCGCGTCCACCGGCCAGGCACACGCCCCCGCCCCGCGGCGCACGGCCGCCGCCGAGGCGGCCGCGGCCCGCGCCCGGCGTACCAAGGTGCTCGCGCGCCGACGGCGTACGACGGTGATGCTCTTCCTGGCCTTCACGCTCGGCGCGATCGTCGCCGCCGTCGGTGGACTGGCCTTCCTGTGGGCGCCCGGCGTGCCCGCCGTGATGCTCAGCGCGTACATCGCCTACCTGCGCTCCCAGGAACGCCGACGCTTCGCCTACCAGATGGACCGACGCCGGGCCGAGGCCGCCGCGCAGCACCTGCGGGAGCGTGCCCGCCAGCCGCGCCGGCGCGCCTCCGTGAGCACCGGCGCGGACGCCGACGAACCGGACGAGGGACCAGGGACCGAGACCGATCCCGGGCTCTCGGCACTCGCCGCCGACCGGCGCGCCCTCGTCGAGCAGACCGATCACGCCGAGTGGGTCGACCAGCAGCGCGAGCGGCAGCGCAGGCCGGGGCACGGGGACAGCTGGGACCCGGTTCCGGTGCCGTTGCCGACGTACGTGACCGCGCCGGTCGCTCCGCGGGCCACCGCGGACGTGGACCTCGGGGCGCCGGACGCGTGGAGCTCGGCCCGGTCCAGTGCCGTGGCCCCCGAGCAGACCGGCCACGAGGCGACGCCCGTCGCGGAGGACGGGGGATCGGAGGACGGGTCCGCCGACGCGGAGGACAGGCCCGCGGCGGACGGCCGCACCGACGCCCGTCGCGCCGCCTCCGCACGCCGGGCACGCGAGCGCGGCCGTACGCCGCTCTTCGACCAGTACGAGGAAGGCGACCGGCCGCGCGCGGCCAACGAGTGA
- a CDS encoding GNAT family protein: MNSPSWPVVLADGDVVLRPIKMRDQRVWREVNRRNRDWLRPWEATIPPPTPSGPIAHRPTYRQMVRHLRSEANAGRMLPFVIEYRGQLVGQLTVAGITWGSMCSGHVGYWVDQSVAGRGVMPTAVALVVDHCFRTVGLHRIEVCIRPENGPSRRVVEKLGFREEGLRPRYLHIDGAWRDHLVFALTAEEVPDGLLRRWQRARSSGTPHDNPA, encoded by the coding sequence CTGAACAGCCCGTCCTGGCCCGTCGTACTGGCGGACGGCGATGTCGTCCTGAGGCCGATAAAGATGCGTGACCAGCGGGTGTGGCGCGAGGTCAACCGGCGCAACCGGGACTGGCTGCGCCCCTGGGAGGCGACCATCCCGCCGCCCACCCCGAGCGGCCCGATCGCACACCGGCCGACCTACCGCCAGATGGTCCGCCACCTCAGGTCCGAGGCGAACGCGGGCCGGATGCTGCCGTTCGTCATCGAGTACCGGGGCCAGCTGGTCGGGCAGTTGACGGTCGCCGGGATCACCTGGGGCTCGATGTGCTCGGGACATGTCGGCTACTGGGTGGACCAGTCGGTCGCCGGGCGCGGAGTCATGCCGACCGCTGTGGCCCTTGTCGTGGACCACTGTTTCCGAACCGTGGGGCTGCACCGCATCGAGGTCTGCATTCGCCCCGAGAACGGACCCAGCCGACGGGTCGTGGAGAAACTCGGATTCCGCGAGGAGGGGCTGCGGCCCCGCTATCTCCACATCGACGGGGCCTGGCGGGACCATCTCGTGTTCGCGCTCACCGCGGAAGAGGTGCCCGACGGGTTGCTGAGGCGCTGGCAGCGGGCACGCTCCAGTGGTACGCCGCACGACAATCCCGCATAG
- a CDS encoding MogA/MoaB family molybdenum cofactor biosynthesis protein, whose product MTADGSTGGALLAPYSALVVTASNRAAAGVYEDKGGPMVADGLKRFGFAVDGPQVVPDGDPVEAALRAGARAGYDVIVTTGGTGISPTDRTPEATRAVIDHEVPGIAEAIRAFGREKVPTAVLSRGLAGVAGRTLIVNLPGSSGGVKDGLAVLEPLLTHAVDQLRGGDHPRPGAGTGGAS is encoded by the coding sequence GTGACGGCCGACGGATCGACCGGCGGCGCGCTCCTCGCGCCGTACAGCGCCCTGGTCGTCACCGCCTCCAACCGGGCCGCCGCCGGTGTCTACGAGGACAAGGGCGGCCCGATGGTCGCCGACGGCCTCAAGCGCTTCGGCTTCGCGGTCGACGGGCCGCAGGTCGTGCCCGACGGCGACCCCGTGGAAGCCGCCCTGCGCGCGGGCGCGCGAGCCGGGTACGACGTCATCGTCACCACCGGCGGCACCGGCATCTCGCCCACCGACCGCACCCCCGAGGCGACCCGCGCGGTGATCGACCACGAGGTGCCGGGCATCGCGGAGGCCATCCGGGCGTTCGGACGGGAGAAGGTGCCTACCGCCGTGCTCTCCCGGGGCCTGGCCGGGGTGGCGGGACGCACGCTGATCGTCAACCTGCCGGGTTCCAGTGGCGGGGTGAAGGACGGACTGGCCGTCCTGGAGCCCCTGTTGACCCACGCCGTCGACCAGCTCCGCGGCGGCGACCACCCAAGACCCGGCGCCGGCACTGGGGGTGCGAGCTGA
- the moaC gene encoding cyclic pyranopterin monophosphate synthase MoaC, with product MSTQDRLTHIDEAGAARMVDVSGKDVTARTARASGRVLVSPRVIELLRGEGVPKGDALATARIAGIMGAKRTPDLIPLCHPLSVSGVKLDLSVADDAVEILATVKTTDRTGVEMEALTAVSVAALTVIDMVKAVDKGAVITDVRVEEKTGGKSGDWSRS from the coding sequence ATGAGTACGCAGGACCGACTGACACACATCGACGAGGCGGGAGCCGCCCGCATGGTCGATGTCTCCGGCAAGGACGTCACCGCCCGCACCGCGCGCGCGAGTGGACGTGTCCTCGTGTCGCCCCGGGTGATCGAGCTGCTGCGCGGCGAGGGCGTCCCCAAGGGCGACGCCCTGGCCACCGCGCGGATCGCGGGCATCATGGGCGCCAAACGCACCCCGGACCTGATCCCGCTGTGCCACCCCTTGTCGGTGTCGGGTGTGAAACTGGATCTGTCGGTCGCGGACGACGCCGTGGAGATCCTGGCCACCGTGAAGACCACGGACCGCACGGGTGTCGAGATGGAGGCCCTCACGGCGGTCTCCGTCGCCGCGCTCACCGTGATCGACATGGTCAAGGCGGTCGACAAGGGAGCGGTCATCACGGACGTACGGGTGGAGGAGAAGACGGGCGGCAAGTCGGGCGACTGGAGCCGGTCGTGA
- the glp gene encoding gephyrin-like molybdotransferase Glp, translating into MSSAAPRPADQDHLWSVDEHLEDILATVRPLEPIELQLLDAQGCVLVEDVTVPVSLPPFDNSSMDGYAVRVADVAGASEEFPAVLDVVGDVAAGEAQLLHVGPGQAARIMTGAPLPPGAETVVPVEWTDGGLGEGPVSGMRARSLAPEGAEGHVHVYRPAEARAHVRAKGSDVRAGDRALDAGTVLGPPQIALLAAIGRGTVRVRPRPRVVVMSTGSELVQPDESLGTGQIYDSNSFALTAAARDAGAIAYRVGAVADDAETLRSTIEDQLVRADLMVTTGGVSVGAYDVVKEALSSVADEDEPGSGVDFRKLAMQPGKPQGFGSVGPDHTPLLALPGNPVSSYVSFELFVRPAIRTLMGLDDIHRPRTRATLTADKALTSPKGRRQFLRGAYADGSVSPVGGAGSHLVAALAQADALIVVPEDVESVEPGAEVEVVLLG; encoded by the coding sequence TTGAGCAGCGCCGCGCCCCGCCCCGCCGACCAGGACCACCTCTGGTCGGTGGACGAACACCTGGAGGACATCCTCGCGACCGTCCGCCCCCTGGAACCCATCGAGCTGCAACTGCTCGACGCCCAGGGCTGCGTCCTGGTCGAGGACGTCACGGTCCCGGTGTCCCTGCCCCCGTTCGACAACAGCTCCATGGACGGGTACGCGGTGCGGGTCGCGGACGTGGCGGGCGCGAGCGAGGAGTTCCCGGCCGTCCTCGACGTCGTCGGGGACGTCGCGGCCGGCGAGGCGCAGCTGCTGCACGTCGGCCCGGGGCAGGCCGCCCGCATCATGACCGGTGCCCCGCTGCCGCCCGGCGCCGAGACCGTCGTCCCCGTCGAATGGACCGACGGAGGCCTCGGCGAGGGCCCGGTCAGCGGGATGCGCGCCCGCAGCCTCGCCCCCGAGGGCGCCGAGGGACACGTCCATGTGTACCGGCCCGCCGAGGCACGCGCGCATGTGCGCGCCAAGGGCAGCGACGTACGGGCAGGCGACCGCGCCCTGGACGCCGGCACCGTCCTCGGCCCACCGCAGATCGCCCTGCTCGCCGCGATCGGCCGCGGCACCGTACGCGTACGCCCGCGCCCGCGCGTGGTCGTCATGTCCACCGGCAGCGAACTCGTCCAGCCCGACGAGAGCCTCGGCACCGGCCAGATCTACGACTCCAACAGCTTCGCCCTCACCGCGGCCGCCCGGGACGCCGGCGCCATCGCCTACCGTGTGGGCGCCGTGGCCGACGACGCCGAGACCCTGCGCTCCACCATCGAGGACCAGCTCGTCCGCGCCGACCTCATGGTCACCACGGGCGGTGTGAGCGTCGGCGCGTACGACGTCGTCAAGGAGGCGCTGTCCTCCGTCGCCGACGAGGACGAACCGGGCAGCGGCGTCGACTTCCGCAAGCTCGCCATGCAACCCGGCAAGCCCCAGGGCTTCGGCTCCGTCGGCCCCGACCACACCCCGCTGCTGGCCCTGCCGGGCAACCCCGTGTCGTCGTACGTCTCCTTCGAGCTGTTCGTGCGCCCCGCCATCCGCACCCTCATGGGACTCGACGACATCCACCGGCCGCGGACCCGCGCCACCCTGACCGCGGACAAGGCACTGACCTCGCCCAAGGGCCGCAGGCAGTTCCTGCGCGGTGCGTACGCCGACGGCTCGGTCAGCCCGGTCGGCGGCGCCGGTTCCCATCTGGTGGCCGCCCTCGCGCAGGCGGACGCACTGATCGTCGTACCGGAGGACGTGGAGTCCGTCGAGCCCGGCGCCGAGGTCGAAGTGGTCCTGCTCGGCTGA
- the galU gene encoding UTP--glucose-1-phosphate uridylyltransferase GalU, whose protein sequence is MTQSHPRISKAVIPAAGLGTRFLPATKATPKEMLPVVDKPAIQYVVEEAVSAGLDDVLMITGRNKRPLEDHFDRNYELESALQKKGDAGRLAKVQESSDLATMHYVRQGDPRGLGHAVLCAAPHVGHEPFAVLLGDDLIDARDPLLKRMIEVQEQHGGSVIALMEVAPEQIHLYGCAVVEETEDSDVVKVSGLVEKPDAADAPSNYAVIGRYVLDPHIFDILRKTEPGRGNEIQLTDALQQLAQDEKVGGPVHGVVFKGRRYDTGDRGDYLRAIVRLACEREDLGPDFRTWLRSYVAEEM, encoded by the coding sequence ATGACTCAGTCGCACCCTCGGATCAGCAAGGCTGTCATTCCGGCAGCCGGGCTCGGTACCCGCTTCCTGCCGGCAACCAAGGCCACTCCCAAGGAGATGCTGCCGGTGGTCGACAAGCCGGCGATCCAGTACGTGGTCGAGGAGGCCGTCTCGGCGGGCCTCGACGACGTCCTCATGATCACGGGACGCAACAAGCGCCCCCTGGAGGACCACTTCGACCGCAACTACGAGCTCGAGTCCGCTCTTCAGAAGAAGGGCGACGCCGGCCGGCTCGCCAAGGTCCAGGAGTCCAGCGACCTCGCCACCATGCACTACGTGCGCCAGGGCGACCCCCGCGGCCTCGGTCACGCCGTCCTGTGCGCGGCCCCCCACGTGGGCCACGAGCCCTTCGCCGTCCTCCTCGGCGACGACCTGATCGACGCCCGCGACCCGCTCCTCAAGCGGATGATCGAGGTCCAGGAGCAGCACGGCGGCAGCGTCATCGCGCTCATGGAGGTCGCGCCCGAGCAGATCCACCTCTACGGCTGTGCCGTCGTCGAGGAGACCGAGGACAGCGACGTCGTCAAGGTCAGCGGCCTCGTCGAGAAGCCGGACGCGGCCGACGCCCCGTCGAACTACGCGGTCATCGGCCGCTACGTCCTCGACCCGCACATCTTCGACATACTCCGCAAGACCGAGCCGGGCCGGGGCAACGAGATCCAGCTCACCGACGCCCTCCAGCAGCTCGCCCAGGACGAGAAGGTCGGCGGCCCGGTGCACGGCGTCGTCTTCAAGGGCCGCCGCTATGACACCGGCGACCGCGGCGACTATCTGCGTGCCATTGTCAGACTCGCGTGCGAACGTGAAGACCTGGGCCCGGACTTCCGGACCTGGCTTCGCAGTTACGTAGCCGAGGAGATGTAG
- a CDS encoding 5-formyltetrahydrofolate cyclo-ligase: protein MSHVGRPSEPDKRTLRREYLAVRNRLTADDVREAASALAGRALGLPELARARTVAAYVSVGSEPGTLTLLDALRERGVRVLLPALLPDNDLDWAAYTGEGSLTRVQHGGKMTLFEPSGEHLGPDAVTGADVVLLPGLAVDGRGMRLGRGGGSYDRVLARLERAGARPALVVLLYDAEVVAHVPEEAHDRPVHAVVTPSGVRRFQGPE from the coding sequence TTGAGTCACGTCGGACGTCCCAGCGAGCCTGACAAGCGAACGTTGCGCCGAGAGTACCTGGCGGTGAGGAACAGGTTGACGGCCGATGACGTGCGGGAAGCGGCTTCCGCGCTGGCCGGCCGTGCTCTTGGGCTGCCCGAACTGGCGCGTGCGCGCACGGTGGCGGCGTACGTCTCCGTCGGGAGCGAACCCGGCACGCTCACGCTCCTGGACGCGCTGCGCGAGCGGGGCGTGCGCGTCCTGCTGCCCGCGCTGCTGCCGGACAACGATCTGGACTGGGCCGCCTACACCGGCGAGGGCTCCCTCACGCGCGTCCAACACGGCGGAAAAATGACCCTCTTCGAACCCTCCGGCGAGCATCTGGGCCCGGACGCGGTGACCGGTGCCGACGTCGTGCTGCTGCCGGGCCTGGCGGTGGACGGGCGAGGGATGCGCCTGGGGCGCGGCGGGGGGTCGTACGACCGGGTGCTCGCGCGCCTGGAGCGCGCGGGCGCACGACCGGCGCTGGTGGTGCTCCTGTACGACGCCGAGGTCGTCGCGCATGTGCCGGAGGAGGCGCACGACCGGCCGGTGCACGCCGTGGTGACGCCGTCGGGCGTGCGCCGCTTCCAGGGCCCGGAATGA
- a CDS encoding penicillin acylase family protein: MPPTTTASSGQKPGKSGRKKGRRARLVVLVLVLAVIGGLAFGGYWSVSTVRASFPQTKGSIELEGLSGPVDVKRDGYGIPQIYASTDADLFMAQGYVQAQDRFYEMDVRRHMTSGRLSEMFGKGQVEDDEFLRTLGWDRVAKKEYDTKLSASTKKYLQAYAKGVNAYLQGRSGKDISLEYAALGFENDYKPEKWTPVDSLAWLKAMAWDLRGNMQDEIDRALMTSRLGPKQIADLYPDYPYSRNQAIVQEGQYNELTQTFEQNGSSEDNGLSGTGTSTSGSGTSTGGTGTSTSGSGTSTSGTATGTSASTASALQSQLSGLYNVLDDVPTAVGVNGQGIGSNSWVVAGSHTITGKPLLANDPHLSASLPSVWYQMGLHCRTVSSKCQYDVSGYTFAGMPGVIIGHNAKIAWGMTNSGVDVTDLYLEKLSGDGYLYDGKTKPFITREETIKVAGGASKKIVVRETNNGPLLSDRYDELVKVGKKATVDNAAPDRGDGYGVALRWTALDPGTSMDAVFAMDRASNWSEFREAAALFDVPSQNLVYADSENIGYTLPGRIPIRAKGDTGAIPAPGWDPKYRWTGKYIEQDELPYEYNPERGYIVTANQAVIDKDKYPYTLTTDWGYGTRSQRITDLIEQKIKGGGKISTDDMRQMQLDNSSEIAKLLVPKLLKIDVADKDVRQAQELLEGWDYTQDADSAAAAYFNAVWRNILKLAFGNKLPKELRVKGQCLWVDPVNTTGPADQTDKVRECGQRDADQAQPDGGDRWFEVVRKLMDDPNSDWWQTPKGIGDRPAATNRDELFKRAMIDARWELTAKLGKDIDTWSWGRLHRLFLKNQTLGVEGPGFLQYMLNRGPWKLSGGEATVNATGWNAAGGYGVVWVPSMRMVVNLGDLDKSKWINLTGASGHAYSAHYTDQTGKWAKGELLDWAFSDQAVDKSTSDTLVLKP, encoded by the coding sequence ATGCCCCCCACCACCACCGCCTCATCGGGTCAGAAGCCCGGCAAGTCCGGCAGGAAGAAGGGGCGCAGAGCCCGCCTGGTCGTTCTCGTGCTCGTACTGGCCGTCATCGGCGGTCTCGCCTTCGGCGGGTACTGGTCGGTGAGCACGGTCCGCGCGTCCTTCCCGCAGACCAAGGGTTCGATCGAGCTCGAAGGACTGTCGGGCCCCGTGGACGTCAAGCGCGACGGTTACGGCATCCCGCAGATCTATGCCTCCACCGACGCGGACCTGTTCATGGCGCAGGGCTATGTGCAGGCGCAGGACCGGTTCTACGAGATGGACGTGCGCCGGCACATGACCTCCGGTCGACTGTCGGAGATGTTCGGCAAGGGCCAGGTCGAGGACGACGAGTTCCTGCGCACGCTGGGCTGGGACCGGGTCGCGAAGAAGGAGTACGACACCAAGCTGTCGGCCTCCACCAAGAAGTATCTCCAGGCCTACGCCAAGGGGGTCAACGCCTACCTCCAGGGCAGGAGCGGCAAGGACATCTCCCTGGAGTACGCGGCGCTCGGCTTCGAGAACGACTACAAGCCCGAGAAGTGGACCCCGGTCGACTCGCTCGCGTGGCTGAAGGCGATGGCCTGGGACCTGCGCGGCAACATGCAGGACGAGATCGACCGCGCCCTGATGACCAGCCGCCTCGGCCCGAAGCAGATCGCCGACCTGTACCCGGACTACCCGTACAGCCGTAACCAGGCGATCGTCCAGGAGGGCCAGTACAACGAGCTGACCCAGACCTTCGAGCAGAACGGCAGCTCCGAGGACAACGGCCTGTCCGGCACGGGAACGTCCACCAGCGGCTCGGGAACGTCCACCGGCGGCACCGGCACCTCCACGAGCGGCTCGGGAACGTCCACGAGCGGCACCGCGACGGGCACGTCGGCCTCGACCGCCTCGGCCCTCCAGAGCCAGCTCTCGGGCCTCTACAACGTCCTGGACGACGTCCCCACGGCCGTCGGGGTCAACGGCCAGGGCATCGGCTCCAACTCCTGGGTCGTGGCCGGCTCGCACACCATCACCGGCAAGCCCCTGCTCGCCAACGACCCGCACCTGTCCGCCTCGCTGCCGTCCGTCTGGTACCAGATGGGCCTGCACTGCCGGACCGTCTCCAGCAAGTGCCAGTACGACGTCTCCGGCTACACCTTCGCGGGCATGCCCGGCGTGATCATCGGCCACAACGCGAAGATCGCCTGGGGCATGACGAACTCCGGCGTCGACGTCACCGACCTCTACCTGGAGAAGCTCTCCGGCGACGGCTACCTCTACGACGGCAAGACCAAGCCCTTCATCACGCGCGAGGAGACCATCAAGGTCGCCGGCGGCGCGTCCAAGAAGATCGTCGTCCGGGAGACGAACAACGGCCCCCTGCTCTCCGACCGCTACGACGAACTCGTGAAGGTCGGCAAGAAGGCCACCGTCGACAACGCGGCCCCCGACCGCGGCGACGGCTACGGCGTCGCCCTGCGCTGGACCGCGCTCGACCCCGGCACCTCCATGGACGCCGTGTTCGCGATGGACAGGGCGTCGAACTGGAGCGAGTTCCGCGAGGCGGCGGCCCTGTTCGACGTGCCCTCGCAGAACCTCGTCTACGCCGACTCCGAGAACATCGGCTACACGCTGCCCGGCCGTATCCCGATCCGCGCGAAGGGCGACACCGGCGCCATCCCGGCCCCGGGCTGGGACCCCAAGTACCGCTGGACCGGCAAGTACATCGAGCAGGACGAACTGCCCTACGAGTACAACCCGGAGCGCGGCTACATCGTCACCGCCAACCAGGCCGTGATCGACAAGGACAAGTACCCCTACACGCTCACCACGGACTGGGGCTACGGCACCCGCAGCCAGCGCATCACCGACCTGATCGAGCAGAAGATCAAGGGCGGCGGCAAGATCTCCACCGACGACATGCGCCAGATGCAGCTCGACAACAGCAGCGAGATCGCCAAGCTGCTGGTGCCCAAGCTGCTGAAGATCGACGTCGCCGACAAGGACGTCCGTCAGGCCCAGGAGCTCCTGGAGGGCTGGGACTACACCCAGGACGCCGACTCGGCCGCGGCCGCCTACTTCAACGCCGTTTGGCGCAACATCCTCAAGCTCGCCTTCGGCAACAAGCTGCCCAAGGAGCTGCGGGTCAAGGGCCAGTGCCTGTGGGTGGACCCCGTCAACACCACCGGGCCCGCCGACCAGACGGACAAGGTCCGCGAGTGCGGCCAGCGCGACGCCGACCAGGCGCAGCCCGACGGCGGCGACCGCTGGTTCGAGGTCGTGCGCAAGCTCATGGACGACCCCAACAGCGACTGGTGGCAGACCCCGAAGGGCATCGGCGACCGTCCCGCGGCCACCAACCGCGACGAGCTGTTCAAGCGCGCCATGATCGACGCCCGCTGGGAGCTGACCGCCAAGCTCGGCAAGGACATCGACACCTGGAGCTGGGGCCGGCTGCACCGCCTGTTCCTGAAGAACCAGACGCTGGGCGTCGAGGGCCCCGGCTTCCTCCAGTACATGCTCAACCGCGGCCCCTGGAAGCTGAGCGGCGGTGAGGCGACGGTCAACGCGACCGGCTGGAACGCCGCGGGCGGCTACGGCGTCGTCTGGGTGCCGTCGATGCGCATGGTGGTCAACCTCGGTGACCTCGACAAGTCGAAGTGGATCAACCTCACCGGCGCCTCGGGGCACGCCTACAGCGCGCACTACACCGACCAGACCGGCAAGTGGGCCAAGGGCGAACTGCTGGACTGGGCGTTCTCCGACCAGGCCGTCGACAAGAGCACATCCGACACCCTGGTCCTGAAGCCGTAG